In Lentibacillus amyloliquefaciens, one DNA window encodes the following:
- the lysA gene encoding diaminopimelate decarboxylase, protein MILDHHPYTINEAGHLAIGGMDAVELANKYGTPLYVFDVSLIRENCRAFVNTFQELGVRAQVAYASKAFSSVAMLQVIRQENLSLDVVSQGELYTALLADFPVKKIHLHGNNKSYEELEMAIDNDIGCIVVDNFQEIDLISHILQEKDKTISVLMRVTPGIEPNTHQYIVTGNEDSKFGFSLENGQADKAFLQLYEHEKINFKGLHNHIGSQIFETEVFQLSADILFHKLAEWHAEYNFVPEVLNLGGGFGIRYTEDDQPLSYAEHVNKIVTAVQDQSESFNLPMPEIWIEPGRSIVGNAGITLYSVGSMKEIPGVRKYISVDGGMTDNIRPALYQAKYEAVLANKAALPASESVSVAGKCCESGDMLIWDLSVPEIDSDDILAVFSTGAYGYSMANHYNRFAKPAAVFVEDGNDKLVVKRETYHDVVKNDISYE, encoded by the coding sequence ATGATATTGGACCATCATCCATATACAATAAATGAAGCAGGACATTTAGCAATCGGCGGGATGGATGCCGTGGAGCTTGCCAATAAGTATGGCACGCCATTATACGTTTTTGATGTTTCGTTAATACGGGAAAATTGCCGTGCGTTTGTCAATACTTTTCAGGAGCTGGGTGTACGCGCGCAGGTCGCATATGCGAGTAAAGCATTTTCTTCTGTTGCAATGCTTCAAGTTATCAGACAGGAGAACTTGAGTCTTGATGTTGTGTCACAGGGAGAATTGTACACAGCACTGTTGGCGGATTTTCCTGTTAAAAAAATTCATCTGCATGGCAACAATAAAAGCTATGAAGAACTTGAAATGGCCATAGATAATGACATTGGCTGTATTGTGGTCGATAATTTTCAAGAAATTGATCTAATCAGTCATATTCTTCAGGAAAAAGATAAAACCATAAGTGTCTTGATGCGTGTAACACCGGGAATTGAGCCTAATACTCATCAATATATTGTGACCGGAAATGAGGATTCCAAATTTGGATTCAGCTTAGAAAACGGGCAAGCTGATAAAGCATTTTTACAATTATACGAACACGAAAAAATTAATTTTAAAGGGCTGCACAATCATATCGGATCACAGATATTTGAAACAGAAGTATTCCAGCTTTCCGCTGATATACTGTTTCATAAATTAGCTGAATGGCATGCCGAATATAATTTTGTTCCGGAAGTTCTGAACCTTGGCGGCGGCTTTGGTATTCGTTATACAGAGGACGATCAGCCCCTGTCTTATGCTGAACATGTCAATAAAATCGTAACGGCAGTTCAGGATCAGTCTGAATCATTCAATCTTCCTATGCCTGAAATATGGATTGAACCAGGGCGTTCAATTGTCGGTAATGCAGGTATAACGCTGTATTCAGTGGGATCAATGAAAGAAATACCCGGCGTGCGAAAGTATATTTCAGTTGATGGCGGCATGACTGATAACATACGCCCGGCGTTGTATCAGGCTAAATATGAAGCCGTCCTGGCAAACAAAGCAGCTCTGCCGGCTTCCGAGTCCGTTTCTGTGGCCGGAAAATGCTGCGAATCCGGGGACATGCTAATATGGGATCTTTCAGTGCCGGAAATTGACAGTGATGATATTTTAGCTGTTTTTTCAACAGGTGCATATGGTTATTCAATGGCCAATCATTATAATCGCTTTGCTAAACCCGCTGCCGTCTTTGTGGAAGATGGGAATGATAAGCTCGTGGTTAAACGTGAAACTTATCACGATGTTGTAAAAAACGATATTTCATACGAGTGA
- a CDS encoding stage V sporulation protein AB — MIADIVINLLEVLIGFAAGIAVGGGFVAFLTLLGVIPRLIQLSKTAELIPAYIASIILGSLLGTYFSFAEVSFNQPIILLVLWGVFHGIFNGMLAAALTEVLNVFPIMSKRIRLEEKLLWLLMAIVFGKIAGSLFQWTIFVK, encoded by the coding sequence ATGATAGCTGATATTGTTATTAACTTGCTGGAAGTTCTTATCGGTTTTGCTGCTGGTATTGCTGTAGGAGGCGGTTTTGTTGCTTTTTTAACATTGTTGGGTGTTATTCCGCGGCTGATCCAGTTAAGCAAGACGGCTGAGCTCATACCGGCTTATATCGCAAGCATCATTCTTGGTTCATTACTTGGGACCTATTTTTCTTTTGCCGAGGTATCATTTAATCAGCCTATTATATTGCTCGTACTCTGGGGCGTATTTCACGGGATTTTCAATGGGATGCTAGCCGCCGCTTTAACAGAAGTGCTGAATGTATTTCCGATTATGTCAAAACGAATTCGGCTTGAAGAAAAACTGCTGTGGTTATTAATGGCCATTGTTTTTGGTAAAATTGCCGGATCTTTATTCCAATGGACCATTTTTGTAAAATAA
- the spoIIAA gene encoding anti-sigma F factor antagonist encodes MGLTTSFNVKQDVLIVRMVGELDHHEAESLRNEWKDMMYTNTIKHIVLNLEAVSFMDSSGLGVVLGRYKEVLQLGGEMVVCSISQPVRRLFDMSGIFKIVRLEENEEHALFTLGVAS; translated from the coding sequence ATGGGGTTGACTACTTCGTTTAACGTTAAACAGGATGTTCTGATTGTCAGAATGGTTGGCGAACTGGATCATCATGAAGCAGAAAGTTTAAGAAACGAATGGAAAGACATGATGTATACCAACACCATTAAACATATTGTCTTGAATCTTGAAGCTGTATCATTTATGGATAGTTCCGGTCTCGGAGTCGTTCTTGGAAGATATAAGGAGGTCCTGCAGCTGGGAGGGGAGATGGTCGTTTGTTCCATATCTCAACCTGTTCGTCGATTGTTTGATATGTCAGGGATATTTAAAATTGTAAGATTAGAGGAGAACGAAGAACACGCGTTATTTACGTTGGGGGTGGCTTCATGA
- a CDS encoding stage V sporulation protein AA: MSDIVYLRMKKNIETSYLKKVTLEDIAYISTVSPLKKDLDKTPIYRITNKDRNVVIIDSFLVIDHLNEAYNNLEFQVIGPSHTLIRIQKHKKSPNLLIVSFVWLLLFIGAAMTIMNFHYDVSMQEVQQKLHFLLTGVRSKYPLWIQIPYSIGLGAGMLLFFNHWFKKRINEEPSPLEVEIFNYQQNIDQYLSHFENKLK, from the coding sequence ATGTCAGATATCGTCTATTTGCGCATGAAGAAAAATATTGAAACATCTTATTTAAAAAAAGTGACGCTCGAGGATATCGCGTATATTTCCACTGTCTCACCATTAAAAAAAGATTTGGATAAAACGCCGATTTACCGTATTACCAATAAAGACCGGAATGTTGTCATTATCGACAGTTTTTTAGTTATCGATCACTTGAATGAAGCGTACAACAACCTTGAATTTCAGGTTATCGGCCCATCACATACTCTTATCAGAATACAAAAACATAAGAAATCGCCTAACCTGTTAATTGTCTCATTTGTCTGGTTGCTTCTTTTTATCGGGGCAGCGATGACGATCATGAATTTTCATTACGATGTCAGCATGCAGGAAGTGCAGCAAAAACTTCATTTTTTGCTGACAGGTGTTAGAAGCAAGTACCCTCTATGGATCCAAATTCCTTACTCGATTGGCCTTGGAGCAGGCATGCTGCTGTTTTTTAATCATTGGTTTAAGAAGCGTATTAATGAAGAACCCAGTCCGCTTGAAGTTGAAATCTTTAATTACCAGCAGAACATCGATCAATATCTCAGTCATTTCGAGAATAAGCTAAAATGA
- a CDS encoding spore germination protein, with protein sequence MRSNKNESRIYAKIDKNEQYMKDYVGLGTSFDFGFRELVILKTKIQLYYVTGLCDASVVQQLMRQLVQINDYESNMKKVPEIIENRIIYQQVERTESLDEAVDQMLSGLIVIFVDGIRYAFIVDVRNYPGRTPQEPDTEHVVRGSRDGYTENIIENTALTRRRIRDARLRHEMLKVGERSKTDVTLCYIEDITNKDLIETVKTKLNQIEIDGITMTDKTLEEYMNGPKWRPYPLVRYTERPDVAATHLMEGHVVLIVDTSPSVIILPTTFFHHVQHAEEYRQTPLIGTLMRWTRFIGIMISIFLLPLWLLFALEPNLLPGELSFIGPKEEGTIPIAVQIILADLGIEFLRMAAIHTPTPLATSMGLIAAVLIGQIAIDVGLFGPEAILYVAVSAIGVYVTPSYELGVANKIARLILILATAFFGLTGFSVSFTLYILYLAKLRSLHTPYMWPFIPFEAKGMTEIIFRVPIPYSNRRPSVVRPKNDFRQPK encoded by the coding sequence ATGCGTTCAAATAAGAATGAAAGTCGTATATATGCAAAAATTGATAAAAATGAACAATATATGAAAGATTACGTTGGATTGGGAACATCATTCGATTTTGGTTTTCGGGAATTGGTAATATTAAAAACAAAAATTCAATTGTATTATGTCACCGGGCTTTGTGATGCTTCGGTTGTACAACAACTCATGCGGCAACTCGTTCAAATTAACGATTACGAATCAAATATGAAAAAAGTGCCGGAAATTATCGAAAATCGGATTATTTATCAGCAGGTTGAACGGACGGAATCACTTGATGAGGCAGTCGATCAAATGTTATCAGGATTGATTGTCATTTTCGTTGATGGCATACGTTATGCATTTATTGTCGATGTTCGGAATTACCCGGGGCGTACACCGCAGGAACCTGATACCGAACATGTTGTCAGGGGATCGCGCGACGGTTATACAGAAAACATTATTGAAAATACGGCCTTAACCAGAAGAAGAATCCGGGATGCAAGGCTTCGTCATGAAATGCTGAAAGTGGGAGAACGATCGAAGACAGATGTCACTTTATGTTATATTGAGGACATTACAAACAAAGATCTTATTGAAACAGTAAAAACCAAACTCAACCAGATTGAAATTGATGGCATCACAATGACTGATAAAACGCTGGAAGAATATATGAACGGTCCCAAATGGCGGCCGTATCCGCTGGTCCGCTATACAGAACGTCCTGACGTTGCTGCAACACATCTGATGGAAGGACATGTCGTACTGATTGTCGATACCTCCCCAAGTGTCATCATTCTGCCAACGACTTTTTTTCATCACGTTCAACACGCAGAGGAATATCGTCAAACACCATTAATAGGGACTTTAATGCGCTGGACAAGGTTTATAGGTATTATGATTTCCATTTTTCTTTTGCCATTATGGCTTCTATTCGCTCTGGAACCGAACCTTTTGCCCGGGGAACTTTCATTTATAGGTCCTAAGGAAGAAGGAACGATTCCCATTGCTGTTCAGATTATTTTGGCCGACTTGGGGATCGAATTTCTGCGGATGGCGGCTATCCACACTCCTACTCCGCTGGCCACATCAATGGGATTGATTGCAGCAGTGCTGATCGGACAGATCGCCATTGATGTTGGATTATTTGGTCCGGAGGCTATTTTATATGTAGCTGTGAGTGCCATCGGTGTATACGTCACACCGAGTTATGAATTGGGTGTCGCCAATAAAATTGCCAGGCTTATATTAATCCTTGCAACGGCATTTTTTGGTTTAACCGGCTTTTCTGTCAGCTTCACCCTTTATATTCTTTATCTGGCCAAGTTAAGATCGTTGCATACGCCATATATGTGGCCATTTATTCCTTTTGAGGCAAAAGGTATGACAGAGATTATTTTCCGTGTTCCGATACCGTATTCCAACCGACGTCCAAGTGTTGTGCGCCCCAAAAATGACTTCAGACAGCCGAAATAG
- the sigF gene encoding RNA polymerase sporulation sigma factor SigF produces MDVNVQNENRHESLTDEQVKTYIQRSQQGDKQARDLLVEHNVRLVWSVVQRFINRGYDPDDLFQIGSIGLIKGIDKFDLTYDVKFSTYAVPMIIGEIQRFIRDDGSVKVSRSLKETGNKIRKKREELTKKIGRTPTVMEIAESLHITSEEVVHAEEAAKSPHSIHETVFENDGDPITLLDQIADDDTKWFDKLTLQEAIRGLEERERLILYLRYFKDRTQSEVADRLGISQVQVSRLEKKILNDIKINMNP; encoded by the coding sequence ATGGATGTAAATGTTCAAAATGAAAATCGTCATGAATCATTAACCGACGAACAAGTGAAGACATATATCCAGAGAAGCCAGCAAGGTGACAAACAGGCGCGCGATTTGCTGGTCGAACATAATGTCAGGCTTGTTTGGTCAGTTGTCCAACGGTTTATCAATCGCGGGTATGATCCAGATGATTTATTTCAAATTGGGAGTATCGGTCTTATAAAAGGAATCGATAAATTTGATTTAACCTATGATGTTAAATTTTCCACCTATGCCGTGCCGATGATTATCGGTGAAATACAGCGGTTTATTCGAGATGATGGCAGTGTGAAAGTAAGCCGTTCTTTAAAAGAAACCGGGAATAAAATACGTAAAAAACGGGAGGAATTAACAAAAAAGATTGGACGGACGCCAACTGTAATGGAAATTGCTGAATCGCTTCATATAACATCGGAAGAAGTGGTCCATGCTGAAGAAGCTGCAAAGTCACCACATTCGATCCATGAAACAGTTTTCGAGAATGATGGAGACCCAATTACATTGCTGGATCAGATAGCCGATGATGACACGAAATGGTTTGATAAATTAACCCTGCAGGAAGCGATAAGGGGTCTGGAGGAACGAGAACGTCTTATTCTCTATTTGCGGTATTTTAAAGACCGGACGCAATCAGAAGTAGCTGACAGACTCGGTATATCGCAGGTACAGGTTTCAAGACTCGAAAAGAAGATATTAAACGATATAAAAATAAACATGAATCCATAA